One Peromyscus leucopus breed LL Stock chromosome 20, UCI_PerLeu_2.1, whole genome shotgun sequence genomic window, gagatatgtaaatttaaattaaatctcTATCATTGCATTTATCAGTAAGACTCGGGAGTCAAAGGCTGCAGTGAAAACCTGCTAGcccagagaggttgagtagcaactagctgaccttgcTTTTGGGCCAGAGACAACACAAGGGCTGTGTCTCTTACCTCAACCCAGAACCAAAAAGGAACTTCAAACTCTAGTCCCTGcccctttcttcctgtgtgtcttctttATCCAAATTGCTagcttctctatggctaattctggtcatcTAGTCACTGCCCTCCCCCCATCCAAGGTCTAATTTTATTGGCAGTCTGgggagtgtcagagtgtgatcaaaatatcccacaacatacaTGTCCACTCTGATTGTCCTTGCTAGTAGTACCCTGACACCTTCCCCCACACAACTTGCTTCTCGTAAGTCAATGACCACTTGCTTTGAGAAGCAAAtgggctgagcatggtggcacacacctttaatcctagcacctggaggCAGGGTTAGAGGATCtcaccaagtttgaggccaacctggtctacacaaccATCTCTGTGGCCCAATCCATTCCTCATGTTCTGTAGTGTCAGGCTAAAGTTGTgctctctattatgtagcctctctatgtagaccaggctaacctccaactcagacctctgagtgctggaactgaaggtgtgtgccactgggcCCAGTCTTACATTACAGATTTCTTAGAGCACACCCTCCTTCATTTCAACAAGTAGCTCCTCCTTGAATCACTAGTACTGATCTAacaccattttacagataaaggcGCTTTCGACAAGAGCGAAACTATGTGTCTTAGgtcaaacagaaaaccaaagccGATGTCTGAAGCCAGTCAGGTTCTCCAACCTGTGACCTCGCCTCACCGCAATGGCCCCATCTTCAATTTGCTCTCCTCTGGTGAACTACTTCCTGCTCTGAGGCCTCCTATTTCTCACTGTCCTACACCTCACATCACCCTCACTGCTGCTTTTACCTCACAGCCTTCAATAGCCAACAACTGAACTCTGTGTAAACGTTTCCAATGGCCTGAATCCAACTGGTTTGCTAACGTCTGTCATCAGTACCCCTGACAGAGATGCCTCCATGCTGCTGAATGACTAACAGAGCTCTTACAGAGCACTGTATGACCCTCCACGTTCCCAGTCATTTATTATGCAAGCTTATAAGCTCTCAGAGGACAAGAATTGTGCTATTAATTTAGGGTACTTAGGAGGATTCGAGTGACTATGATACCTCTAAAACTTTAACATCAACTGTAGCTTGCCTCTCCATACAGACACGGGCATCAGGGTCAATCTTATGCAAATTACAGTATAACTCAGATGAAATGCATGATTTGTAAAAcattctagctgggcggtggtgccacaAGCCTTTATTCcggcactcgggagacagaggcaggtggatctctgtgagtttgaggccagcctggtttacagagcgagttctaggacattcagggctacacagataaaccctgtcttgaaaaacaaaaacaaaaaaccaaaattctaGTTTCCTTTACTGGGAgatatgaattttaaattatgttttccaTTGTTTAAATATTCCCATAGGCTATAGTTTTTTGTAAACTACTAAACTCagtgtattttattctttaaacaagAATATGAGCTATACAAATAAAGTGTATGGTTATGACTATGtataaaatagtaattttaaaatttctaagaaTTCTTGGGAATACTGACTTATTGTCCCTGAATCTTAAAGAGTTACACACCAAGAATTTAGAAAACTTGCTGGAAACTTGCTTTTTGTTACAGTGTGTCACAATTTAAAAATGCACCATTGTCACtgaaaaaacactaaaaaagggTAAAAATATTACAGTAAACAcaattatttgtaaatataaattatcttttcatttttattttaaaaacaatgccaTTTCCAAATATAGAAAATAGGCTTATTTTCAAAGACCTCTTTAAATATAGCTTTgattataatgttttatttacaaaaataatagaTGTTAGTACAACAGCATTGCAGCTGCTTATGAGAAGAAACTAGTGCTACTTCAGCAGCCTTTTGGGGGTAGGCCTTTATACCTGGGGATCTTCAAACCTAATTTGTATTTCAACCTGAATCTGAGCAACCAATGTAGAGGGATTCACAAAtctaaaaattaagacaaaaaaagaatgtttatttctttagttttttaacAAGCTCACAGCAAACACACCCTCTCTGAAATGGAACCCGGCATTCCTGATGAGTGATTTATAACCACACATGCTACATGAAGGTTTCACTGGATCCTGGAAGCTCAGACTTTATATACTCCAAGCACGTATTGTTTATGGCCAAAAAACAAGGTTGGGATGCAGAATCACActttaaataattaagaaaaggaaCGGCGAAAGATGGCAGCTATTTCTCAGAGTAAACACATGAATCCTCCAGTTTCTGTAGTTAGTGTGTCCCACTGGATTAAAATGAAAGCACATTTATAATGGACTTTATTTCTAACAAAACCTTTCCATTCACAATGGGCTGGATCTGTATAACACCTTATTCCTAAGTCCCCTGCGTCTAATTTACCCTGAAAGGCAGCCATTCTTGTAAGAAGCCAGCTCCCTGCTATTGCACGTGGGTCAGTTTTAAAGCCAATCCAGGCAAGagagttcagaaaaaaaatattgcaaaTTAGCTTCTAGTTCAACAACGAAATGGAAGACCTTGTCCATTCTCATACTGGCTATCAGCGTCGACGTTTATGCTGATGGTGTCCactgcaggcagaggcagccaaaCTCCACACATAAGAGAAGCCCAGGGCAGAAAACATCAAGATTTTCAGTCCTCTGACTTCTGATAGAGTCATGCTGAGCGTGAGGTGTGATGCTATTGTATTCTTCTGAGTATTGTGTTTCAAACACAAAGGAGCTGGTTGCTGCCTCAAGCAGATACACTGGACTCTTCTTTTACCTTACTTTCTTTTCTCGGAAGTCACACAGGAAGTGTGAGACGTTCTCATAAACCACAAAGGTGATACAGCAGGCCGGAGTCACTCTGATCAAGTTGGGGACAATGCCTTTGTAAAATCCACTGATGCCTTCTTTCCTAAAGGAGGGACAGACACCTTAATTCCCTAAGTGCCAGTGTGAACACACCAACATTTCATTAACACAGATGAGCAGTCAAGCCTCACCCTACTTACACGTGGGTGTGTACAAACCATGCGTACGATGCCCTGAAGGAATTTGATTGACGTGCCATCCATGTAACTTTTATAAACGGATGAAGGAAGAGGTAAGGACACCTCAGAGGAGAATGGACAGTGCCGTCTGTTTATGAGTCACCCGAATGTTCTACAAGAACGGTGGTGCTGGAGGCTGAGCAGATCTAAGGCAGGCACTTGGCCGTCTCTCATGGCAGCCGGCTGTGGGGGTTCAGGCCTCTAACCCTAGCAccctggaggaggctgaggccggaGGGACTGTGGCGAGTCTGAAGTCTCTGGACTAGACATTAGGTACCACGATAATGAGCCAGTGAGAACGGCATCCAGAGACTCTACAGACAAACCAGCAAGCAGCAGTATGTCCGCCATCTCCTAACTGGTATCAGGGACACAAAAAACTAAATGTAGCTCACATGAAAAGTTTATTTCCTTAATGctcaaaataatttattctcaTGCATAATCTCTTCTACATACAGAGACAAGTCCTTGCAAAAGTTACAGGGCCAGTAGCAGGTACAGGCCTCAAACATATTTAACTAGCTTTCTgactacttcttcttcttttttttttttttggtttttcgagacagggtttctctgtgtagctttgcgcctttcctggaactcacttggtagtccaggctggcctcgaactcacagagatccgcctggctctgcctcctgagtgctgggattaaaggcgtgcgccaccaccgcccggctagctttCTGACTTCTTATATCCAATGTCAGTCAAATATTTCTTGACTTAAATTCTGTGCTGGTAAGTTTTCAAAGCACTGACACCTGCTTCATTGTTTTTATGACAACTTTGTAGGCCTGAACAGTCTGATTTTACCAATCAAGAACTCAGGCTTCAGAGACGTATTGTGACACACACAGGGAACATGAAAGTAAGGACGGCCAACCGTGCCTTTTCCACAGCATACTGGTCAATCCTAAAAACCTATCATGGAGTGGACAGTCTAGGCATGCTCTCACCTCCACGTCTTGATGATCACATCCATCACGCCGCCGTAAGACACATGCTGGTCCTGAAGACGGGCTCGCACAACTTGATATGGGTATGTTGCTGCTACAGCAAATATTTTGGATAGTGCTGCAACAGAAATATATTCTGCCGTGGTCTAAAATAAGAACATaaatagcatttctttaaaagcaaaaaattacatacaaaaaaccatttaaataaataaaaaaatactgttcCTTCTTTAACACAGGTCTATTTAATATGGGGTTCTATTTAACATTTGTGCCattaacttataaaatatttagctgTTAGTTAAATTAGTGACAGAGTATTTATTATGATAGCAATACTGTCAAAGTAAACATATTAAAAATCTTCCACCCATTTAGTGCCCACATTACTTTACAGGGACCCTCTCACCAGCTGGGCTTCTGGCAATCTATTGATGTGTTTGTTGTACTTCAACTTGAGCAGTTCATACGCCATAAACTGAAGGGCGCCATGTGATGTTCCAAACAGCCCAGGGATAAATCCCTAAAGGGAACggtaaagaaaagcaaaattaaacagCTTGAATGAAAgacagatttaaaatattttcatattattttatgtaaattcaCCTACGTTTTACATAAATCCCATTTTAATACATGGTACTAAGAACACTGCAGGCCGGGTgtcagtggcgcacgcctttaatcccagcactcaggaggcagagtcaggaggatcttgtgagttccaggccagcctggtctacagagcgagatctaggacaggctccaaagctacacagagaaaccctgtctcaaaaagccaaaaagaaagaacagtattgcaggagctggagagatggctcagtggttaagagcactgtctgctctttccaggggccctgggttcaattcccagcacccacatggcagctcacaactgtctctaactcctgttccaggggatccagcaccctcacacagacatacatgcaggcaaaacaccgatgcacataggataaataaatcactttaaaaaaagaagaagaagaacagtaGAACAGCACTGCCTTCTTTTTTCATGGGTTGTCTTTCTTCAAATACTATATATACGAACATGAAAAAGACCCATACTATCAATAACTGGGGTTTGAATAGGAGgttaaatttactaaaaaaaataaaaacagaaacaagctaATGCTATCTTAAAGGATTATACAAAGGTATTCTCAGAGAAAAGGGTAAGAAGtgaggaaagaaaatacagaactgAATGATACAATTCCAAACAAAACTGCCTATAGATAGATCAGTAAGTAATCTATAACCTCGAGTTTATAATGCTAGTGATTTTAAAGCTATTacataattcttaaaaaataaagtaaaatttcctACTTTTCCAACCTTCAGCCTAaacagaagacaggaaaggacGGTGACGGTTAATCCTCTCGTCAGTGACTGGGAGAGGCGgtgtaggtgtgcatgtgagGGGTGTACACAcacccagcacacagacacacactctgtgagaagcagagctggagtcgggtcagacagaaaaggagaaagccagggcAGCTCCTGCATATGGGTCCTTTGTTTCCGGAGCGTGGGGCTGCTCTGCCCATCACCACCCCAGACCGTGACCGACACCTCTGACCCTGCAAGCCATCTAAGTTCTCCTTCTCTCACACACTGTGCCCAGAGTGATACAAAGTAACtaatagaaagagaaattaagGCAAGAGAAAAAAGGACAAAACTGGAAACAGATTTTGCTGCCATTAGGAAGAAATTTCAAATATACTACATTCACTGGGCAGTGAgaaacaagaggatctctgtgaatttggagccaacctggtctacagaatgagttccaggacagccatgggtAAACAGAGAcacgctgtctcaaaaacctatacacacacacacacacacacacacacacacacacacacacacaattcccaGCGCTGAGGAGACAACCAACCACCAGGCAAGGGCTGCCCTTCCTTTTGGtggttatttttaaagtcatgttATACTTACAGTCAGTAACAACAAGACCCTGCTGAGACCCCCGACTTCTTCTCCACACACTGTCAGACAACCTCCAAGGGCTACAGTAAGCAAAGGGTATCTAAGTGCATGACTCACTAAAGACACCTGACAAATCAAAGTCAtgcagacagaggacacacagctTAAAGAACAACttcaaaattataaacaaaattcCCACTTCATTCAGTTATTTCTTGCAtaagtttggtttctttttaggACCAAACACAGGGCATTCAGAAGTGAACAAAAGAGCCGCCAGCCGGGCAGCAAGGCCGAGCAGCAGccagtgtggtggcatgtgcctgtagcCTCCCAACCGCAGTCTCAGATCGGAGGCGGAGTCAAGGCAGACTGGGCTATACGGCAAGACTTCatccccaaaacaaaagcaaaagcgaAAGCCAGTATTAATTGTAGTTTCCAGTTATTCAAAGTATATCCGTGATCATTTGTTACCTTGTACAGTCCACGCATGccttcatatttatatattttcacaaGTGCGTCAAACATTCCTTTGTACTGTCTCTCCGAGGGGTTAACAACACCACTGTACTGTAACATAAGGCGAGTTTTCGTCACCCATAGTGGGTTTGTAATGCAGAGAGTCATGGCTCCTAAAATCATATTTAAAGATTAATTAGCATACAGGTACTGATTCACTTAATCCAAATTAAGAATagttcattagaaaagaacattttttttcaacagtGTGCACATAGCAGAAAGCAGGCCCACCTTAGTCTAGAGACTCCTAACTTCACAAGATTAGATGACCACATTTAAACCTCTAATGTTTAACGAGGGTGAGgaggttttaaaaaaaggaaagaaacatcaaGCCTGGAGGCAAAAGGTCACAagcccaacctgggctacagagggagaccttCGGTCAACACATTCaagcccccgccgccgccgctgccgcccaaGGAATTAAGTTTGGAAGGTGATGTCAtcattgccttaccagcttcagCAGCTGAGAAGAGATATTCTACTGCCTCTAACTGTTCAGTTCTTCCCTCTGTCTTATATGATTTGATGGCGTTGtaactaaaaatattaaacacaagCAGTTGAATTTGAACACGAGTCATAAAGCAAAGGTCCACTTTAAAGCatcatctctaaagaaaaagtCAATGCATAATGAAACCACAAATTGAGACCTCATTTAACAACAGATATGCCGGAAATGGCTCACAGTGGATTATACTACCCTCCCATAAACAAATACAcctaggaacacacacacacacacacacacacacacacacacacacacacacacacgcgcgcgcgcgcgcacacacacacacacacacacacacgaaatagtCTAGTTACACCGTCCACCATTAGTAGCAGCACAAGacaagagggagaaggaaaagatgcTGGGGTGCTATGGACCTTGGCACCAGGCGAACACGTGCTCAGCAACAGTAATCAGCGTTCTGTCAGGCAGAGAGGTGAACACGCACTGGATCCTTTAACAGACTGACGAGGACACTGGCGTACTAACAGCCGTAACAAAGTAAGTGTCAACAACAGTGTCCTGAGGTGTTCAGAGACCGACTGAGAGATCCCAGAAGTCCCTGTGCAGGAGTGTCCTGGCCTGGGTGTTGAGGCAGCAGGGTTTCAacagggaaagagagagctgGATATCTAGTGATAGATAGAGAGGGATGCACTGTAGGAGAAAGAGGCCACAGAAGGGCAGGCTGAGATTTAGGTCTTGCTTGGCAGCAAACAGCCACTAAATGTTTCTGAGCAGGAAAGACAAACCAGGCccgctttgtttgtttgtttttttgttatttatatggTAAATCAAAATTTCTATTATGTGTGCCCACAGAAACTGGAGCTGGAactacaggttgttgtgagctgtTTAATGTAGGAGTGGGACTTAAACTCCGattctctggaagatcagcaagctgagccatctctccagtccctattcGGTTCTCTGAGGCAGGTCTTCtgtgagccaggctggccttaaagtcacTATGAgtaaaggatgaccttgaactcctgatcttcctgcccctaTCTACCTGGGAGTAGAGATGTGCTAACAGGCCCCAATTTCTTTAACCcaatgttgctgtgggatggtctgtatgttaaattgctctgtttggtcaataaataagacagattggccagtggccaggcagaaagtataggcaggactaacagaagggagaattggaacaggaaggcagagagagagagagactgccagccgccgccatgacaagcagcatgtgaagacgccggtaagccacgagccacatggcaaggtataaatttatggaaatggattaatttaagctataagaacagttagcaagaagcctgccatggccatacagtttgtaaataatataagcatctatgtgtttattttataagtgggctgttggactgccagggcttggcaggacccagagagaagctctccagctacacaatgTCCACTTTCCTCTGCAAAGATTTTGTTTGGGAGCAAGCTATTCTATTGTAAGAAATCCTTGTCATATAATACTTTATTCACACAGCCTGTTCTTAAATACtcttgggtacacacacacacacacacacacacacacacacacacacacagcattataAATTTGAGTTGTATAgagtaaatgcttccttttataagagctgtcttaaggctgggcagcggtggcacatgcctttaatcccagcactcgggaggcagaggcaggtggatctctgagtttggggccagcctagtctacagagcaagctccaggacaggcaccaaaactacacagagaaacctgtctcaaaaaaccaaaaaaaagaaagagcgaGCTGCCTTGGTCTCTTCAGAGCactagaacagtaactaagacacacagcGGACTGCCCAGGCCAGAAGCTCACCGCAGCAGCGCTCACTCCCCCGCCACAGCATCATGCTTTGTGATCATGCCCTTTTATACTCAATAAGGTGGATGTACCTGCTCAGGAGCTTGCTGCGGTTTCTTTAAAAGGAACGCACCAGGTGTTATTCCCAAGAGTGACAGTATCTGACAGGTAAATGAGCTATGAAGATGATGGGGCAAGTCAAGTAAGAGGCCTGTGGAGTGTATCTCCACTCTTGTAGGAATCTGGCATTGCTACCCCTTCCCAACAGGGATCTTCTGGATGCATGTTCTTACACATACTCCCACGTCTATCCTTCCTGCTTTTAAACTTCATTATGCATCAACTGGGATTCTCGCTGAGGATAAATATATAACCATGTTATGATACTTCAGTACTTAAGACTTTTCTACTTGGGGAGTATTCTGAAACTAATCTCTTATACACAAGAAAATAGTTTCCTTAAAGGACTGAATTCAAGGATTGAAATTTGTGGGATTCATCTTAAAAAACAGTTTCAGGTTCCCACTGTAACACTTACAAAACCACTAATAAATAACCAGTTAATTCATCTCTTTCTAGTCTATTTTGGCTGTTAAAAGTGCACCAGAGTACTAATATGGTCACAGCACCTCAGAATTCCTGAAGAGGTTGTAAAAGGTCACTGTAAATTAGAATTAGCAGTTTTTCCAATGGCTTTACCTAAAACAAAAAGCTCTTTAATGCTGTTGCCCACAGCGATCAGCTGAACCTTTAACTTTCCTGAATACATTTCAAAGCAATGGTTTCCTTTTTtgggaagggtgggggtgggaagggggtttgctgagacagggattctctgtgtagccctgttatcctggaactcattctctagaccaggttgacctcgaactcagaggcctgcctctgcctcctgagtgctgaactaaaggtgtgtgccaccaccactggcccaAAGCAACAGTTTCTGAGGATGTTTGTCCATCTCTCcatgtttccttctttctgttaGCAACTCTGTCCCAAGTTAAATATCTCTGATAACAGTTGGCAGACAGGAAACTAAGAAGCTACTTTGCTTTCTAATCCTtccaatcataaaaaaaaaaaaaaaaaaaaaaaaaaggattaaatgAGTCATCAATCACACGTGTGAAAAAAGGTAGTAAGCAGAAAACATTAAAGCAAAGATTCCTCTTAAAGTCAAGGCCCCCCAGATCTACTCACAAGAAAAAGTAGAGTCCCCAGGATAAACCTGCACCCCACACATTTGGGGCTACGCCTTGGTAAAGTCCTCGCAGTCCATCAACTTTCCAAATGGTAGTCAAGCAATGTAAAATTCCTTTGTATTTTGGCCTTACTTCCAGTCCATCGCTCACTGCATTGGAGAacacagaggtgagaagaggaCTGCTCacgggtcacacacacacaccacacacacaccacacacagccagGTCCGCACGGAGGTAAGGGGAAAGGAAAACC contains:
- the Slc25a32 gene encoding mitochondrial folate transporter/carrier, producing MTGQSQSAAGSAAWSTVFRHVRYENLVAGVSGGVLSNLALHPLDLVKIRFAVSDGLEVRPKYKGILHCLTTIWKVDGLRGLYQGVAPNVWGAGLSWGLYFFFYNAIKSYKTEGRTEQLEAVEYLFSAAEAGAMTLCITNPLWVTKTRLMLQYSGVVNPSERQYKGMFDALVKIYKYEGMRGLYKGFIPGLFGTSHGALQFMAYELLKLKYNKHINRLPEAQLTTAEYISVAALSKIFAVAATYPYQVVRARLQDQHVSYGGVMDVIIKTWRKEGISGFYKGIVPNLIRVTPACCITFVVYENVSHFLCDFREKKVR